The following are encoded in a window of Novosphingobium sp. THN1 genomic DNA:
- a CDS encoding adenosylmethionine--8-amino-7-oxononanoate transaminase: MTAPDWFDTGRKHVWLPYTQMQTARAPLPVASAAGTRLRLSDGRELIDGISSWWACVHGYRHPHIEEAVRRQLETLPHVMLGGLAHEQAYTLARRLAALLPGDLDHVFFSDSGSVAVEVAMKMASQYWLNRGRRRVKFLCFKGGYHGDTFATMSVCDPDEGMHSLFKGALLDQIVVNLPTNPAEEAALGELLDRHGHDLAGIVVEPLVQGAGGMVFHDPFTLHVLRRLADAHELLLIFDEIFVGLGRLGDAMFACEIAGVQPDIVTLSKALTGGTLPLAATIASRRIHEGFLSDDPMHALMHGPTYMGNALGCAAANASLDLFEQEPRLAQASAIGRQLQTLLEPARALPGVRDVRVRGAIGVIQLDGPAPADRLSASCISSGVWLRPFRDILYTTPPLIASEEDVAHIANAMVSAVSEWSADRAT; this comes from the coding sequence ATGACCGCCCCAGACTGGTTCGACACGGGTCGGAAGCATGTGTGGCTCCCGTACACCCAGATGCAAACTGCCAGAGCGCCGCTTCCGGTGGCTTCGGCGGCCGGTACTCGACTTCGTCTGTCCGACGGAAGGGAACTGATAGACGGCATTTCCAGCTGGTGGGCCTGCGTCCATGGCTACCGCCATCCCCACATCGAAGAAGCGGTGCGCCGCCAGCTAGAAACGCTGCCCCATGTCATGCTCGGCGGTCTGGCCCACGAGCAGGCCTATACCCTCGCGCGGCGGCTCGCTGCATTGCTGCCCGGCGATCTGGACCACGTTTTCTTCAGCGATTCCGGCTCGGTCGCAGTCGAAGTCGCAATGAAGATGGCTTCGCAATATTGGCTCAATCGCGGACGGCGCCGAGTGAAGTTCCTCTGCTTCAAAGGCGGCTATCACGGGGACACTTTTGCAACGATGAGCGTTTGCGATCCGGATGAAGGCATGCACAGCCTGTTCAAGGGGGCATTGCTCGATCAGATCGTGGTCAACCTCCCAACAAATCCTGCGGAAGAGGCTGCGCTTGGCGAACTGCTCGATCGTCATGGTCATGATCTTGCCGGCATTGTTGTCGAGCCCTTGGTGCAGGGCGCGGGCGGCATGGTGTTTCACGATCCGTTTACATTGCACGTGCTGCGTCGCCTTGCCGATGCGCACGAACTCCTGCTGATCTTCGATGAGATCTTCGTGGGGCTCGGGCGACTTGGCGATGCGATGTTCGCCTGTGAGATCGCCGGCGTCCAGCCTGACATTGTCACATTGTCGAAGGCCTTGACCGGCGGGACCCTGCCGCTTGCCGCCACGATCGCAAGTCGGCGCATTCACGAAGGTTTCCTGTCCGACGATCCGATGCATGCGCTGATGCATGGGCCGACCTACATGGGCAATGCCCTGGGTTGCGCTGCCGCCAATGCTTCGCTTGATCTTTTCGAACAGGAGCCGCGTCTGGCTCAAGCCAGCGCGATCGGTCGGCAACTCCAGACGTTGCTCGAACCTGCCCGCGCTTTGCCTGGGGTAAGGGACGTGCGTGTGCGCGGTGCCATCGGCGTGATCCAGCTGGATGGTCCTGCGCCCGCCGATCGCCTGTCCGCCAGCTGCATTTCAAGTGGTGTCTGGCTTCGTCCGTTCCGCGATATCCTGTACACCACGCCCCCGCTCATCGCCAGCGAGGAGGATGTTGCGCACATCGCCAACGCCATGGTTTCGGCTGTCAGCGAATGGAGCGCCGACCGGGCAACTTGA
- a CDS encoding recombinase family protein, whose translation MANKKSAQTAKRRAYIYMRLSADKEGGQPQSIDAQRHALLEYAKANGFEIVEEFADSGYSGTNDKRPQFKKMIKLATDESHPVDAVLFYMFNRLARDMRLFITTTGALEDAGVQPISITENFGNGQHSRLGRNIVAVVAEQQSYDTAMMTRKSRRENARQGFYNGGPVAFGYRSYTARVDGEKQRKKLEIIPEVAAVVKQIFDWAEVGRGVRWIAKNLNQSGVKFRGKRFNNGNVFGILKRSIYTGVYHDMTADDYNVKPDISDAIAVPVPAIVTVQQFERASAASAERNPMRSAPHVSAGTTLLTGIVRCGMPGCGAGLTIRTGKSGQYAYYACNDRVNCGGKCPCPSIRREKLDEIVISALESELLAPERLLNLLSGLLDQSDRKRESLQANLSSARAEKTRLDKAMTNLLMLVENGVMTLRDPQLAERIATNRSDLALVVSQIDIFERQLAQGKRRIDEGTIKRFGKLLSAKLRDKDNTLRSAYIKMFVDAVTISSETIVISGRVSTLESGVSTGLPVKPGMVPSFDQQWCRLRDSNT comes from the coding sequence TTGGCAAACAAGAAGTCCGCGCAGACCGCTAAGCGTCGTGCATACATCTACATGCGCTTGTCTGCCGACAAGGAGGGTGGTCAGCCGCAAAGCATTGACGCGCAGCGTCACGCGCTTCTGGAATACGCCAAGGCAAATGGCTTCGAGATCGTCGAAGAATTTGCTGACTCTGGCTATAGTGGGACGAACGACAAGCGTCCCCAGTTCAAGAAGATGATCAAGCTCGCGACTGACGAATCTCATCCTGTCGATGCTGTCCTGTTCTACATGTTCAACCGACTAGCCCGCGACATGCGCCTTTTCATTACCACCACTGGCGCTCTGGAAGATGCGGGTGTCCAACCCATTTCCATCACGGAAAATTTTGGAAACGGGCAGCACTCGAGGCTTGGCCGTAACATTGTCGCCGTGGTGGCCGAACAACAGTCTTACGACACCGCGATGATGACCCGCAAAAGTAGGCGCGAGAACGCCCGGCAGGGGTTCTACAATGGCGGACCGGTAGCCTTTGGCTATCGCTCCTACACGGCGCGCGTCGACGGTGAAAAGCAACGCAAGAAGCTGGAAATCATTCCGGAAGTGGCTGCTGTCGTGAAACAGATCTTCGACTGGGCTGAAGTGGGTCGCGGGGTTCGCTGGATTGCAAAAAACCTCAACCAATCCGGCGTTAAGTTTCGGGGTAAGAGGTTCAACAATGGCAATGTGTTCGGGATCTTGAAGCGGTCAATTTACACAGGCGTCTACCACGACATGACTGCTGACGACTATAACGTCAAACCGGACATTTCAGATGCAATCGCCGTTCCGGTCCCAGCAATTGTCACAGTCCAGCAGTTTGAAAGAGCGAGTGCAGCTAGCGCCGAGCGCAACCCCATGCGCTCGGCTCCACATGTCTCGGCTGGCACTACTCTGCTTACTGGCATTGTCAGATGCGGAATGCCTGGCTGCGGAGCAGGACTGACGATCAGGACCGGCAAGAGTGGGCAATATGCCTACTACGCATGCAACGATCGAGTGAACTGCGGGGGAAAATGCCCCTGCCCTTCAATCCGGAGAGAAAAGCTCGACGAGATCGTGATCTCGGCCCTCGAGAGTGAATTGCTTGCTCCAGAGCGGCTTCTGAATCTTCTTTCCGGCCTTCTGGATCAATCCGATCGCAAGCGTGAAAGCCTGCAGGCAAACCTGTCGTCTGCACGAGCGGAAAAGACCCGTCTTGATAAGGCCATGACAAATCTTCTCATGCTTGTGGAGAATGGGGTGATGACCCTTCGGGACCCGCAGCTGGCAGAACGCATCGCGACGAACCGGTCGGACCTCGCGCTTGTCGTTAGCCAGATAGACATTTTCGAAAGGCAACTCGCCCAAGGCAAGCGTCGTATTGACGAGGGCACTATCAAGCGCTTCGGCAAGTTGCTGTCGGCAAAACTGCGCGACAAGGACAACACCCTGCGGTCAGCTTACATCAAGATGTTTGTGGATGCGGTGACCATCTCGAGTGAAACAATCGTCATCTCAGGCCGAGTCTCAACCCTCGAAAGCGGGGTCTCGACTGGTCTACCGGTAAAACCGGGCATGGTGCCCAGCTTTGACCAGCAGTGGTGCCGCTTACGTGACTCGAACACGTGA
- a CDS encoding aldo/keto reductase, producing MIKKLGFGGAPLGNMFAPIDEATADATMQAAWHSGARHFDTAPVYGGTLGEHRFGRFLRQMPRDDFVISTKVGRLMCPGREKSAAPKIIHGPSSDEAGLFKGGLPFHAHVDYGYDAAMRSFEDSLQRLGLDRIDIVYVHDLGADHLGPEWEEHWPIAMNGAFRALRTLRDQGVIRAWGMGNNVIEPCLRALEQADPDIIHISGRYTLLDRSAEDLLAQCLRRGVPVVLGGCYNSGILADGPYDDYRPASAQRIAQRDRLAQVCARYGVSLKATALQFCARHLAVQAIVPGAKSPLKVRENALMLQDPIPPDLWTEIEKGVS from the coding sequence ATGATCAAAAAGCTGGGGTTTGGCGGTGCGCCATTGGGCAACATGTTCGCTCCCATCGACGAGGCGACCGCCGACGCCACCATGCAGGCAGCGTGGCACAGCGGCGCACGGCATTTCGATACCGCGCCGGTCTATGGCGGCACGCTGGGCGAGCATCGCTTTGGTCGCTTCCTGCGCCAGATGCCCCGCGACGATTTCGTCATTTCCACCAAGGTCGGCCGATTGATGTGCCCCGGCCGGGAAAAATCAGCCGCGCCAAAGATCATCCACGGCCCCAGTTCGGACGAGGCGGGACTGTTCAAGGGCGGCCTGCCGTTCCACGCGCATGTCGACTATGGCTATGACGCTGCCATGCGCAGCTTTGAGGACTCGCTTCAGCGCCTTGGATTGGACCGGATCGACATCGTCTATGTGCATGATCTGGGCGCAGATCATCTGGGACCAGAGTGGGAAGAACATTGGCCGATCGCGATGAATGGAGCCTTCCGCGCCTTGCGGACGTTGCGCGATCAGGGCGTGATCCGCGCATGGGGCATGGGCAACAATGTGATCGAGCCATGTCTGCGCGCGCTGGAGCAGGCTGATCCTGATATCATCCACATTTCGGGACGTTATACATTGCTGGATCGTAGCGCGGAGGACCTGCTAGCCCAGTGCCTACGGCGTGGTGTGCCGGTGGTGCTGGGCGGGTGCTATAATTCCGGCATTCTGGCCGATGGGCCATATGACGATTACCGCCCCGCCAGTGCGCAGCGGATTGCGCAGCGCGATCGTCTGGCGCAGGTGTGTGCGCGTTATGGAGTCAGCCTGAAGGCCACCGCGTTACAGTTCTGCGCCCGCCACCTTGCGGTTCAGGCCATCGTGCCAGGGGCCAAATCGCCGCTCAAGGTGCGCGAAAATGCGCTGATGCTTCAGGACCCAATCCCGCCAGATCTTTGGACCGAGATTGAAAAGGGCGTGTCCTAA
- a CDS encoding 4-oxalocrotonate tautomerase family protein — MPVVRVSWFEGKDTAQKAKVAAEITDSIARNTGTDPSYVYVIFEDVKPSDWAGAGKLYAQE, encoded by the coding sequence ATGCCCGTCGTTCGCGTCAGTTGGTTTGAAGGCAAAGACACGGCCCAAAAGGCCAAGGTTGCTGCCGAAATTACCGACAGCATTGCCCGCAATACCGGCACGGATCCATCCTATGTCTATGTGATCTTTGAGGATGTGAAGCCTTCGGACTGGGCAGGAGCGGGGAAGCTGTATGCGCAGGAATAG
- a CDS encoding alpha/beta fold hydrolase, translating to MAAFAVTITTPAFAKPAIEALGRDYVFPNKIEGMPTRLSDFPELAINSFTTSDGVRMTWWEAGTGRPIVIIPGWSSNGAEYVNVMWLLARNHRVLVLDPRNQGLSGRVGYGTRIARYAADLHEFRAAAQVGEADYVGHSMGASVIWSHIDLYGTQGMRRLVFIDEGISLIAGSDWTDEQRRDAGAIADSYDGFRAALAPKTDGSDLFTRLMRDRTPYFENSQGFSDAFIHNDMVHMGLVMRDHAGNDWRDVISHKIDRPTAFFTGELSANVASQHWAARQIRDARVFVYTAAEHGDHLLAYKNPVKFVADLTQFLDQ from the coding sequence ATGGCAGCCTTTGCCGTGACCATCACCACGCCCGCTTTTGCCAAGCCCGCTATCGAAGCTTTGGGCCGGGATTACGTTTTCCCGAACAAAATCGAGGGCATGCCGACCAGGCTCTCCGACTTCCCCGAACTGGCTATCAACAGCTTCACCACCAGTGACGGCGTGCGCATGACATGGTGGGAGGCCGGAACAGGGCGGCCCATCGTCATCATTCCCGGCTGGTCGTCCAATGGGGCGGAATATGTGAATGTGATGTGGCTACTGGCACGCAACCATCGCGTGCTGGTGCTGGATCCGCGCAATCAGGGCCTGTCTGGCCGCGTGGGCTATGGCACGCGGATTGCCCGCTATGCCGCCGATCTGCATGAATTTCGCGCGGCGGCGCAAGTGGGCGAGGCTGATTACGTGGGCCACTCGATGGGTGCCAGTGTAATCTGGAGCCACATCGACCTGTATGGCACGCAAGGCATGCGCAGGCTGGTCTTTATCGACGAAGGGATCTCCCTGATCGCCGGATCGGATTGGACCGACGAGCAACGCCGCGATGCAGGCGCGATTGCCGACAGCTATGATGGGTTCCGCGCCGCGCTGGCGCCAAAGACTGATGGCAGTGACCTGTTCACCCGTCTGATGCGGGATCGCACACCCTATTTCGAGAATTCACAGGGCTTTTCCGATGCCTTCATCCACAATGACATGGTGCACATGGGTCTGGTGATGCGCGACCATGCGGGCAACGATTGGCGCGACGTGATCTCTCATAAGATCGACCGTCCCACTGCCTTCTTTACCGGCGAATTGAGCGCCAATGTGGCCAGCCAGCACTGGGCTGCGCGCCAGATCCGGGATGCCCGCGTGTTTGTCTACACCGCCGCCGAACATGGCGATCACCTGCTGGCTTATAAAAACCCGGTCAAATTTGTGGCCGACCTGACTCAGTTTCTTGATCAATAA
- a CDS encoding substrate binding domain-containing protein, whose amino-acid sequence MTFEGEQLYTRAQRLLDDLRDMEGVLTAQRRAPVGRIRVSLPATLGRMVIIPHLAEFVACFPGIELDIGLDDRKVDLVEGGYDLAVRTGTLEDSGLIARRLAPHRFVLCAAPAYLAIRDAPLAPDDLAHHACLRFRYPSTGQLERWSFDGREMDRELGAGAVFNDGEAVVLAAQAGMGVAQLPDYAAAPALADGRLVALLPDQHCERGALWLVRPSHRASLPRVEAFATFLADTLHRAE is encoded by the coding sequence ATGACCTTTGAGGGGGAACAACTTTATACCCGTGCCCAGCGCTTGCTGGATGATCTGCGCGACATGGAAGGCGTGCTGACCGCGCAACGCCGTGCGCCAGTGGGGCGGATCAGGGTCAGCCTGCCCGCAACGCTGGGGCGCATGGTCATCATTCCTCATTTGGCGGAATTTGTGGCCTGCTTTCCGGGGATCGAACTGGATATCGGGCTGGATGACCGCAAAGTGGATCTGGTCGAGGGCGGCTATGATCTGGCGGTGCGCACCGGTACATTGGAAGACAGCGGGCTGATTGCGCGCCGCCTTGCGCCGCACCGTTTTGTGCTGTGCGCAGCGCCTGCCTATCTGGCTATCCGGGACGCGCCGCTGGCTCCGGATGATCTGGCGCATCATGCCTGCCTCCGCTTTCGCTACCCTTCCACCGGACAATTGGAGCGCTGGTCATTCGATGGCCGCGAGATGGATCGCGAATTGGGCGCGGGCGCGGTGTTCAACGATGGAGAGGCGGTGGTGCTGGCGGCGCAGGCAGGCATGGGCGTGGCGCAATTGCCCGATTATGCCGCAGCGCCTGCTTTGGCAGATGGGCGGCTGGTTGCGCTGCTGCCCGATCAGCACTGTGAACGCGGCGCCTTGTGGTTGGTGCGTCCTTCCCACCGCGCGAGCTTGCCCCGCGTTGAAGCGTTTGCCACTTTCCTTGCCGACACCCTGCATCGGGCAGAATGA
- a CDS encoding alpha-ketoglutarate-dependent dioxygenase AlkB: protein MDLFNEIRPIALADARVIYHPSPDLGLHPDAIFSALRAEIPWEQHSVNIHGQIIPQPRLSSWHSEVVHTYSTLAHVLVPHPWSGVVAHLRERVEAICAARFNSMLANLYRNGQDAIGWHADDEPELGPAPVIASLSFGAERVFHMRRKDDHAQVKRITLEHGSLLIMAGTMQRHWQHAVMRTAKPIGERINLTFRLTAGSESSSIREAN from the coding sequence ATGGACCTGTTCAACGAAATCCGCCCGATTGCCTTGGCAGATGCGCGGGTCATCTATCATCCCAGCCCCGATCTGGGCCTGCATCCCGACGCGATTTTCTCCGCCCTGCGCGCCGAAATCCCTTGGGAGCAGCATAGCGTCAACATCCATGGTCAGATCATTCCTCAGCCGCGCCTGAGCAGTTGGCATAGTGAGGTGGTCCACACCTATTCCACGCTGGCCCATGTGCTGGTGCCGCATCCATGGAGCGGCGTGGTTGCGCATCTGCGTGAGCGCGTAGAGGCCATTTGCGCGGCGCGTTTCAATTCGATGCTGGCGAACCTGTACCGTAACGGCCAAGACGCGATTGGCTGGCATGCGGATGATGAGCCGGAACTGGGGCCTGCGCCTGTGATCGCTTCGCTGAGTTTCGGGGCGGAACGGGTTTTCCACATGCGCCGCAAAGACGATCATGCGCAGGTGAAACGCATCACGCTGGAACATGGAAGCTTGCTGATCATGGCTGGCACAATGCAACGCCATTGGCAGCACGCCGTCATGCGCACCGCCAAACCGATTGGGGAACGCATCAATCTGACCTTTCGCCTGACGGCAGGGTCTGAGTCTTCGTCCATTCGCGAGGCAAACTAA
- a CDS encoding tyrosine-type recombinase/integrase, giving the protein MPTRQAWNAGRAVGAKRALKPKQIWEIRFYLNQRHRLRDRALFDLAIDSKLRGCDLVQMKIGDIVSGGQIRTRAIVMQQKTGRPVQFELLPDARASLLAWLERRGGTVDDYVFPSRVDRNGHLSTRQYARLVDEWVTGVGLMRSEYGTHSLRRTKASIIYRATGNLRAVQILLGHSKIENTVRYLGIDVEDALALAENTEI; this is encoded by the coding sequence ATCCCCACGCGTCAGGCCTGGAACGCTGGGCGCGCCGTTGGCGCGAAGCGGGCCCTAAAGCCGAAGCAAATTTGGGAGATCCGCTTCTACCTCAATCAGCGTCATCGCTTACGAGATCGGGCCCTGTTCGACCTCGCAATCGACAGCAAGTTGCGTGGCTGTGATCTCGTGCAGATGAAAATCGGCGACATTGTCAGTGGCGGGCAGATCCGAACACGCGCCATCGTGATGCAGCAGAAGACTGGCCGACCTGTGCAGTTTGAATTGCTGCCTGACGCCCGAGCCAGTCTGTTGGCATGGCTTGAACGCCGTGGCGGCACGGTGGACGATTATGTCTTTCCAAGCCGGGTCGATCGCAACGGCCATCTCAGTACCCGCCAATATGCTCGGCTTGTCGATGAATGGGTGACCGGGGTGGGCCTGATGCGAAGCGAATATGGCACCCACTCGCTGCGCCGGACGAAGGCCTCGATCATCTACCGGGCGACAGGCAACCTGCGCGCCGTTCAGATTTTGCTCGGCCATAGCAAGATCGAGAATACGGTGCGCTATCTCGGGATCGATGTGGAAGACGCGCTTGCCCTTGCCGAGAATACCGAAATTTGA
- a CDS encoding molybdopterin cofactor-binding domain-containing protein produces the protein MIRSPSKSEAKIIYDINVHGARLMGVSRRGFLAAGGALAAVFAMGGRSAVARVNASKANSHAHSAATVNGWIEIRSDNTVLLRTGKCDFGQSTIYTAYRQIVAEELCVPLEAMTEVVSGDTDRTPDGGGTFGLLRYGQNLRKVAALMREASLELAARRLAVPRASLTVREGVISGATKAISYGELLAGEDLHLVIPIAGDLTMPMGLRVDADPPLKPVKDYTIIGKPVLNPSIAPKVAGKTVWVGDVTLPGMLHARTIHPATLGSTLIAPGKLDGKQFPGARLVSIDNLLAVVSPDEWEAVQAAQSVADGSEWSKWEGLPGNERLTEHLRRIATEDPTPAREGRANKGEASSVKTMRELRASYLMPYQKHAPISPMVSLADYREDGSVWLHTHSQNPQHLRRMIALMLGSDEEKVVVRTYPGAGHYGRSNGGSAGSEDEAVVLSRELRRPVRVQWMRADDMQWSTQSPAMISDIRIALDDAGRMAAYEASHIGLGMQDDRLVGALLAGLPVIPAPSAETTYGFQSTVLNVTDTWVYGAVPAVHEQAKGGAHPGQNEALGAAGLRSHSMRTPIQFQQNCPREIAISEAAMLAGRDPLQFRLDHVTDPRFVAILERLRSEAKWENRPSPSPQARSNGSDPVRGQGVSIMLRDNGYWACAAKVTVIPASGEVKVERMTIVADVGIIINPLQLRRQIQAGCLMGVSQALHEELTFDKGAVTAKDWTGYPILTMAEMPELKVVITDNPTVGIYGQGSESANALASPAIAAAVMDATGKPIRRIPLKPEYVRAAIKLHA, from the coding sequence ATGATCCGTTCACCCTCGAAGTCCGAAGCGAAAATCATCTACGATATCAATGTCCACGGCGCCCGCTTGATGGGTGTCAGCCGGCGCGGGTTCCTCGCTGCAGGAGGCGCACTCGCTGCCGTCTTCGCGATGGGTGGTCGCAGTGCTGTTGCGCGGGTAAACGCCAGCAAAGCCAATTCACATGCTCATTCAGCCGCTACCGTCAATGGCTGGATCGAGATCCGTTCGGATAACACCGTCCTGTTGCGCACAGGAAAGTGCGATTTTGGGCAGAGCACGATCTACACCGCGTATCGCCAGATCGTAGCGGAGGAACTCTGCGTCCCTCTGGAAGCAATGACCGAGGTGGTCTCAGGCGACACTGACCGCACACCGGATGGGGGTGGCACATTCGGCCTGCTGCGCTACGGTCAGAACCTGCGCAAGGTCGCAGCATTGATGCGTGAGGCTTCGCTTGAGTTGGCGGCTAGGCGGCTCGCGGTGCCCCGCGCCAGCCTAACTGTTCGCGAAGGCGTAATCTCCGGCGCAACGAAAGCCATAAGCTATGGCGAACTGCTGGCGGGCGAAGACCTGCATCTGGTCATCCCGATTGCCGGCGACCTGACCATGCCGATGGGGCTGCGCGTGGATGCCGATCCGCCGCTGAAGCCGGTGAAGGACTACACCATCATCGGCAAGCCGGTGCTCAACCCTTCGATAGCGCCCAAGGTTGCAGGCAAGACGGTATGGGTGGGCGACGTGACACTGCCCGGAATGCTCCATGCACGCACGATCCATCCGGCTACGCTGGGATCGACGCTGATTGCGCCGGGTAAGCTCGATGGCAAACAGTTCCCCGGCGCACGACTGGTAAGCATCGACAACTTGCTTGCCGTTGTATCTCCGGACGAATGGGAGGCGGTTCAGGCTGCACAGTCGGTCGCAGACGGTAGCGAGTGGTCAAAGTGGGAAGGTCTTCCCGGCAACGAGCGCTTGACAGAACACTTGCGAAGGATTGCGACTGAAGACCCGACGCCAGCGCGCGAGGGCCGAGCAAACAAGGGCGAGGCTTCGTCGGTCAAGACTATGCGCGAACTTCGGGCAAGCTATCTGATGCCTTACCAGAAGCATGCTCCGATCAGCCCAATGGTCAGCCTTGCCGACTATCGCGAGGACGGCTCAGTATGGCTTCACACGCATAGCCAGAATCCCCAGCACTTGCGGCGAATGATCGCGCTGATGCTGGGAAGCGATGAAGAAAAGGTAGTGGTGCGCACCTATCCGGGCGCGGGGCATTATGGCCGCTCCAACGGCGGCAGCGCCGGAAGCGAGGACGAGGCGGTCGTTCTCTCGCGCGAATTGCGGCGACCAGTGCGAGTGCAATGGATGCGCGCCGACGACATGCAATGGTCGACGCAATCACCGGCGATGATCTCGGACATCCGCATCGCGCTCGATGACGCCGGAAGGATGGCAGCCTATGAAGCATCGCACATCGGACTCGGAATGCAGGATGATCGCCTTGTCGGCGCGTTGCTGGCGGGTCTGCCGGTCATCCCTGCACCCTCAGCTGAAACGACGTATGGCTTCCAGAGCACGGTGCTCAACGTCACCGACACCTGGGTCTACGGCGCAGTGCCTGCCGTGCATGAGCAGGCCAAGGGAGGCGCACACCCCGGCCAGAACGAAGCCTTAGGCGCTGCCGGCCTTCGCAGCCATTCCATGCGTACGCCAATCCAATTCCAGCAGAATTGCCCGCGTGAGATCGCGATAAGCGAAGCCGCGATGCTGGCCGGAAGGGATCCGCTCCAGTTCAGGCTCGACCATGTCACCGACCCGCGCTTCGTAGCTATCCTTGAGCGGTTGCGCAGCGAAGCGAAGTGGGAGAACCGGCCATCGCCCTCACCCCAAGCCAGAAGCAACGGCAGCGATCCGGTCAGGGGGCAAGGCGTTTCGATCATGCTGCGCGATAACGGCTACTGGGCCTGCGCTGCAAAGGTGACGGTCATTCCCGCAAGCGGCGAGGTCAAGGTCGAGCGCATGACGATCGTTGCCGACGTCGGCATCATTATCAACCCGCTCCAGTTGCGCCGACAGATCCAGGCCGGTTGCCTGATGGGTGTGAGCCAGGCACTGCACGAGGAGCTGACCTTCGATAAGGGTGCCGTGACGGCCAAGGATTGGACTGGCTATCCCATCCTCACCATGGCTGAGATGCCCGAACTGAAGGTTGTAATCACCGACAACCCCACCGTGGGCATTTACGGCCAAGGCTCAGAGAGCGCTAATGCCTTGGCCTCGCCTGCCATTGCGGCGGCAGTCATGGATGCGACTGGAAAGCCCATCAGGCGCATTCCTCTAAAGCCCGAATATGTTCGAGCGGCCATCAAGCTTCACGCTTGA
- a CDS encoding (2Fe-2S)-binding protein, translated as MSTIVVNGQQRKVKASPDTPLLYVLRNELGVMGVKFGCGLAQCGACSVLLGDEEVRACVTPISALEGKPVTTVDGLPQRWASQKGKMSAGTLHPVQQAWIDEQVPQCGICQFGMMIKVTELLEANPKPTDQDIREALTTSGPSPHLCRCGSYAAILEGAHRAAKLMMQGESA; from the coding sequence ATGAGCACCATCGTGGTCAACGGTCAGCAGCGTAAGGTCAAGGCATCGCCTGACACCCCGCTCCTCTACGTCCTGCGCAATGAACTGGGCGTCATGGGGGTCAAATTTGGATGCGGACTTGCCCAGTGCGGCGCCTGTTCGGTCTTGCTGGGCGACGAGGAAGTGCGTGCTTGCGTGACCCCTATCTCGGCGCTGGAAGGCAAACCGGTGACCACCGTGGACGGTCTTCCCCAACGCTGGGCCAGCCAGAAGGGAAAGATGTCCGCAGGCACGCTTCATCCAGTGCAGCAAGCGTGGATCGACGAACAGGTGCCCCAGTGTGGGATCTGCCAGTTCGGCATGATGATCAAGGTCACCGAACTGCTCGAGGCCAATCCCAAGCCTACTGATCAGGACATTCGGGAAGCTTTGACCACGTCAGGCCCGTCGCCGCACCTGTGCCGCTGCGGCAGTTATGCCGCAATACTCGAAGGCGCTCACCGTGCGGCGAAGCTCATGATGCAGGGAGAGTCGGCATGA